The following coding sequences lie in one Streptosporangiales bacterium genomic window:
- a CDS encoding phosphatase PAP2 family protein codes for MPVSDSDLAVDDRQVEEPVDAAPAPPALRRVLGMLTSLPALVGAFVGFTLLAIGPLKQLDLALNQPWSAFFFTKYRWLFQDVIDHMASQWVAVPILGAVALLIAVLRRSFRPIAIVLGVELGWYGVVGTLKLLFSRPAPFSDDPSFFSGSLLTNGWQGISYPSGHASEAVLLYGAIVYLLLRYTSLPRYLIVLSGVGVAAITVATVLNSFYLGWHWATDLVGGALAGAMLLRAVVVADKVITVRVRRTDAGRVKVEIPPLIGVKRELRGSEDLPRATSSSGANR; via the coding sequence ATGCCCGTAAGTGACAGCGACCTGGCGGTGGATGACCGTCAAGTCGAAGAACCCGTCGACGCAGCTCCGGCGCCGCCGGCGCTGCGCCGGGTCCTCGGCATGCTCACCTCGCTGCCCGCGCTCGTCGGTGCCTTCGTCGGTTTCACGCTGCTGGCCATCGGGCCGTTGAAGCAGCTCGACCTGGCGCTGAACCAGCCGTGGTCGGCGTTCTTCTTCACCAAGTACCGCTGGCTGTTCCAGGACGTGATCGACCACATGGCCAGCCAGTGGGTGGCGGTGCCGATCCTCGGCGCGGTGGCCCTGCTGATCGCCGTGCTGCGGCGCTCTTTCCGGCCGATCGCCATCGTGCTCGGCGTGGAGCTCGGCTGGTACGGCGTCGTCGGCACGCTGAAGCTGCTGTTCTCGCGGCCCGCGCCGTTCAGCGACGACCCGTCGTTCTTCAGCGGCAGTCTGCTCACCAACGGCTGGCAGGGCATCAGCTACCCGTCCGGGCACGCCTCGGAGGCCGTGCTGCTCTACGGCGCGATCGTGTACCTGCTGCTGCGCTACACGTCGCTGCCCAGGTACCTCATCGTGCTGTCCGGCGTCGGCGTCGCGGCGATCACCGTCGCGACCGTCCTGAACTCGTTCTACCTCGGCTGGCACTGGGCGACCGACCTGGTCGGCGGTGCGCTCGCCGGCGCGATGTTGCTGCGCGCGGTGGTGGTGGCCGACAAGGTGATCACCGTGCGGGTGCGACGTACCGACGCGGGTCGGGTTAAAGTGGAGATACCGCCACTGATCGGGGTGAAACGCGAGCTGCGCGGTTCCGAGGACCTGCCGCGGGCGACCTCGTCCAGCGGCGCGAACCGGTAG
- a CDS encoding glutamate racemase — protein sequence MADAPIGIFDSGVGGLTVARAVLDQLPHEPLRYVGDTERCPYGPRPIAQVRAYAIEMLDSLVDQGVKMLVIACNAASSAVLRDARERYSVPVVEVIRPAVRRAAGATRNGRVGVICTQATKTSGAYDDAFAAAPHIQVTTAACPRFVEFVEAGVTTSEELVDVARQYLAPIQAAGVDTLVLGCTHYPLLSAVISYVMGDAVTLVSSAEETAKDVYRELHDRGVARSDLLPAPEHEFLSTGDQQAFIRLAHRFLGPVVDSAGTFGADVEQAS from the coding sequence GTGGCAGACGCTCCCATCGGCATCTTCGACAGCGGCGTAGGCGGGCTCACCGTGGCCCGCGCGGTCCTCGACCAGCTACCGCACGAACCCCTCAGGTACGTCGGCGACACCGAGCGGTGTCCGTACGGCCCGCGGCCGATCGCCCAGGTGCGTGCGTACGCGATCGAGATGCTCGACAGCCTGGTCGACCAGGGCGTGAAGATGCTGGTGATCGCCTGCAACGCGGCCAGCTCCGCGGTCCTGCGCGACGCCAGGGAGCGGTACTCGGTGCCGGTGGTCGAGGTGATCAGGCCGGCTGTGCGGCGCGCCGCCGGTGCCACGAGGAACGGTCGCGTCGGGGTGATCTGCACCCAGGCCACGAAGACGTCGGGCGCGTACGACGACGCGTTCGCCGCAGCGCCGCACATCCAGGTCACCACCGCGGCGTGCCCGCGGTTCGTCGAGTTCGTGGAGGCCGGCGTCACGACCAGCGAGGAGCTGGTCGACGTGGCACGGCAGTACCTCGCGCCGATCCAGGCGGCCGGCGTGGACACCCTGGTGCTCGGCTGCACGCACTACCCGCTGCTGTCGGCGGTGATCTCGTACGTGATGGGCGACGCGGTGACGCTGGTGTCCAGCGCCGAGGAGACCGCGAAGGACGTCTACCGGGAGCTGCACGACCGGGGTGTCGCCCGCAGTGACCTGTTGCCGGCGCCCGAGCACGAGTTCCTCTCCACCGGCGACCAGCAGGCGTTCATCCGCCTGGCGCACCGGTTCCTCGGGCCGGTCGTCGACTCCGCCGGCACGTTCGGGGCCGACGTGGAACAGGCGAGCTGA
- a CDS encoding RNA polymerase subunit sigma-24 yields the protein MGDVDGAVEQAHREERSRLLALLARELRSIDLAEEALQDAFAMAVTTWARDGVPRNTGGWLLTAARRRAVDRLRRDATLARKLPLLVTGEADDGPGGETDEMTTIPDERLRLLFTCCHPALALEARVALTARLLGGLTTAEVARLFLVAEPTMAARVTRAKKKITAAGIPYRVPADAELPARLPGVLAVLYLVFTEGYAATGGDELVRAELCAEAIRLTRVLAGHAPDEPEVLALLALLLLQHSRRDARVDAAGDLVLLADQDRSRWHRAEVEEGLALTERALRAPGRPGSYALQAAIAAEHASTSAADTDWPAIAELYARLELLTGSPVVRLNRAVAVAECEGPAAGLALLDGLDGALGRHHLLYATRADLLRRLGRTAEAAREYDRALTLVGNETERRFLRRRRVTLS from the coding sequence GTGGGCGACGTGGACGGGGCGGTCGAGCAGGCGCACCGCGAGGAGCGGTCGCGCCTGCTCGCGCTGCTCGCCAGGGAGCTGCGCAGCATCGACCTGGCCGAGGAGGCGCTGCAGGACGCGTTCGCCATGGCGGTGACGACGTGGGCCAGGGACGGCGTGCCGCGCAACACCGGCGGCTGGCTGCTCACCGCGGCCCGGCGGCGCGCGGTGGACCGGCTGCGCCGGGACGCGACGCTGGCCAGGAAGCTCCCGCTGCTGGTCACCGGCGAGGCCGACGACGGGCCCGGCGGGGAGACCGACGAGATGACCACCATCCCGGACGAGCGGCTGCGGCTGCTGTTCACCTGCTGCCATCCCGCGCTCGCGCTCGAGGCGAGGGTGGCGCTGACCGCGCGGCTGCTCGGCGGCCTGACCACCGCCGAGGTGGCGAGGCTGTTCCTCGTCGCCGAGCCGACCATGGCCGCGAGGGTCACCAGGGCGAAGAAGAAGATCACCGCCGCCGGGATCCCGTACCGGGTGCCCGCCGACGCGGAGCTGCCGGCGCGGCTGCCCGGCGTGCTCGCCGTGCTCTACCTGGTCTTCACCGAGGGCTACGCCGCCACCGGAGGCGACGAGCTGGTGCGTGCCGAGCTGTGCGCGGAGGCGATCCGGCTGACCAGGGTGCTGGCCGGGCATGCCCCGGACGAGCCCGAGGTCCTCGCGCTGCTCGCGCTCCTGCTGCTGCAGCACTCCCGCAGGGACGCCCGCGTCGACGCGGCCGGTGACCTGGTGCTGCTGGCCGACCAGGACAGGTCGCGCTGGCACCGCGCCGAGGTCGAGGAGGGGCTCGCGCTGACCGAACGTGCGCTACGGGCGCCCGGCCGCCCGGGCAGCTACGCCCTGCAGGCGGCGATCGCCGCAGAGCACGCGAGCACGAGCGCCGCGGACACCGACTGGCCGGCGATCGCCGAGCTCTACGCCCGCCTCGAGCTGCTCACCGGGTCGCCGGTCGTGCGGCTGAACCGTGCGGTCGCCGTGGCCGAGTGCGAGGGCCCCGCCGCCGGCCTGGCCCTGCTGGACGGGCTGGACGGGGCGCTGGGCAGGCACCACCTGCTGTACGCGACGCGGGCGGACCTGCTGCGCCGCCTGGGTCGTACCGCCGAGGCAGCCCGCGAGTACGACCGCGCCCTCACCCTGGTCGGCAACGAGACCGAGCGCAGGTTCCTCCGCAGGCGGCGCGTAACCCTCTCGTGA
- a CDS encoding YciI family protein produces the protein MKFLLLLYGDEAAEEALPVVERRRIIEGHEEFSDKLSDDGVHTYGEALDQSASARTVREDGLVTEGPFAEAREQIGGFYVIECADIERALEYAEQVPQSPGLSVEVRPLLSI, from the coding sequence GTGAAGTTCCTGTTGCTGTTGTACGGCGACGAGGCGGCCGAAGAAGCGCTGCCGGTCGTCGAGAGACGCCGGATCATCGAGGGCCACGAGGAGTTCAGCGACAAGCTGAGCGACGACGGTGTGCACACGTACGGCGAGGCGCTCGACCAGTCCGCGTCGGCGCGCACCGTCCGCGAGGACGGGTTGGTGACCGAGGGGCCGTTCGCGGAGGCGCGCGAGCAGATCGGCGGGTTCTACGTGATCGAGTGTGCCGACATCGAGCGGGCGCTCGAGTACGCGGAGCAGGTGCCGCAGAGCCCGGGGCTGTCGGTCGAGGTGCGTCCGTTGCTGAGTATCTGA
- a CDS encoding cysteine synthase, with protein MPAASTLLDTIGGTPLVHLATLSPSAEVRLWAKLEDQNPTGSVKDRVALAMVEAAERDGLLQPGSTVLEPTSGNTGIGLAMVCQLRGYRLVCVLPENTSEERRQLISMWGAEIVSSPAAGGSNEAVRVAKRLAEEHPDWVMLYQYGNPANWRAHYEGTGPEVLADLPTVTHFVAGLGTTGTLMGVGRYLREKVPDVQVIAAEPRYGELVYGLRNLDEGFVPELYDESVLTGRHNVGPYDALRRTRELVSQEGIFAGISSGAALHVALRVADRCLRAGERADIAFVIADGGWKYLSTGAYAGTLDEASAALEGQLWA; from the coding sequence ATGCCGGCCGCGAGCACGCTGCTCGACACCATCGGCGGTACGCCGCTGGTGCACCTGGCCACGCTGTCGCCGTCCGCCGAGGTGCGGCTCTGGGCGAAGCTGGAGGACCAGAACCCCACCGGGTCGGTCAAGGACCGGGTCGCGCTGGCCATGGTCGAGGCGGCCGAGCGCGACGGGCTGCTGCAGCCGGGGAGCACGGTGCTCGAGCCGACGTCCGGCAACACCGGCATCGGGCTGGCGATGGTCTGCCAGCTGCGTGGCTACCGGCTGGTGTGCGTACTGCCGGAGAACACCTCGGAGGAGCGCCGCCAGCTAATCAGCATGTGGGGCGCTGAGATCGTCTCTTCGCCGGCCGCGGGCGGGTCGAACGAGGCGGTGCGGGTCGCGAAGCGGCTGGCCGAGGAGCACCCCGACTGGGTGATGCTCTACCAGTACGGCAACCCGGCCAACTGGCGCGCCCACTACGAGGGCACCGGCCCCGAGGTGCTCGCCGACCTGCCGACCGTCACCCACTTCGTCGCCGGGCTCGGCACCACGGGCACGCTGATGGGCGTGGGCAGGTACCTGCGCGAGAAGGTGCCCGACGTCCAGGTGATCGCGGCCGAGCCCCGTTACGGCGAGCTGGTCTACGGGCTGCGCAACCTGGACGAGGGTTTCGTGCCCGAGCTCTACGACGAGAGCGTGCTGACCGGCAGGCACAACGTCGGCCCGTACGACGCGCTGCGCCGTACCAGGGAGCTGGTGTCGCAGGAGGGCATCTTCGCCGGCATCTCGTCCGGCGCCGCGCTGCACGTGGCGCTGCGGGTCGCCGACCGCTGCCTGCGGGCGGGTGAGCGCGCCGACATCGCGTTCGTCATCGCCGACGGCGGCTGGAAGTACCTGTCCACCGGTGCCTACGCCGGCACCCTGGACGAGGCAAGCGCCGCCCTGGAAGGCCAACTCTGGGCCTGA
- a CDS encoding molybdopterin synthase sulfur carrier subunit, whose product MAIEVRIPTILRSHTEGAKAVAGAGGTLAELLDDLEARHPGLRERLVDDGGLRRFVNLYRNDEDVRFTGGLETPLEDGDTVTVLPAVAGGAR is encoded by the coding sequence ATGGCGATCGAGGTGCGCATCCCGACCATTCTGCGCAGCCACACCGAAGGCGCGAAGGCAGTGGCAGGTGCCGGTGGCACGCTGGCCGAGCTGCTGGACGATCTGGAAGCACGGCACCCGGGCCTGCGCGAGCGGCTGGTCGACGACGGCGGCCTGCGGCGCTTCGTCAACCTCTACCGCAACGACGAGGACGTCCGGTTCACCGGTGGCCTGGAGACCCCGCTCGAGGACGGCGACACGGTGACGGTGCTGCCTGCGGTGGCCGGCGGAGCGCGCTGA
- a CDS encoding peptidase: MLIIEQSLYDEIVAHARRDHPDEACGICAGPAGSDRPARVVPMTNAERSPTFFRFDSKEQLAIWRELDDNDEEPVVIYHSHTSTEAYPSRTDISLAAEPNAHYVLVSTRDPETVEFRSYRIVDGVVTEEQVQVEPVTDRVE, encoded by the coding sequence GTGCTGATCATCGAGCAATCGCTGTACGACGAGATCGTCGCGCACGCCAGGCGCGACCACCCGGACGAGGCCTGCGGGATCTGCGCGGGACCGGCGGGCTCGGACCGGCCGGCCAGGGTCGTGCCGATGACGAACGCCGAGCGGTCGCCGACGTTCTTCCGGTTCGACTCGAAGGAGCAGCTGGCGATCTGGCGCGAGCTGGACGACAACGACGAGGAACCGGTGGTCATCTACCACTCGCACACCTCGACGGAGGCGTACCCGTCGCGTACGGACATCTCGCTCGCGGCCGAGCCGAACGCGCACTATGTCCTGGTCTCCACCAGGGACCCGGAGACCGTGGAGTTCCGTTCGTACCGGATCGTCGACGGCGTCGTCACCGAGGAGCAGGTGCAGGTCGAACCGGTGACCGACCGGGTGGAATGA
- a CDS encoding DUF2017 family protein: MVCGRRCSTTSEWVAQTVSTGFRRKRDGSFAARFDAAEAGVLHTLFAELVAMLDDGEEGSSTGATAEDPLAGIFTSYQQRSKPTDPATARLLPDAYGEDADAAAEFRRYTEGDLRAGKIDAARTAGDSLGAGGRIELSEQQAHAWLRVLNDLRLTLGTRLDVTEDHEEVFGPLAEDDPRKQAWYVYNWLSYLQESLVQALASRL; this comes from the coding sequence ATGGTCTGTGGGCGACGTTGCAGCACGACAAGTGAGTGGGTTGCGCAGACAGTGAGCACCGGATTCCGGCGCAAGCGGGACGGCAGCTTCGCGGCGCGGTTCGACGCCGCGGAGGCGGGCGTGCTGCACACCCTGTTCGCCGAGCTGGTGGCGATGCTCGACGACGGCGAGGAGGGCAGCAGCACCGGTGCCACTGCGGAGGACCCGCTCGCCGGCATCTTCACCTCGTACCAGCAGCGCAGCAAGCCGACCGACCCCGCGACGGCGCGGCTGCTGCCGGACGCGTACGGCGAGGACGCTGACGCCGCGGCCGAGTTCAGGCGGTACACGGAGGGCGACCTGCGGGCCGGCAAGATCGACGCGGCCCGTACGGCGGGGGACAGCCTCGGCGCCGGCGGCCGCATCGAGCTCTCCGAGCAGCAGGCACACGCCTGGCTGCGCGTCCTGAACGACCTGCGGCTCACCCTCGGTACCCGGCTGGACGTCACCGAGGACCACGAGGAGGTCTTCGGTCCGCTCGCCGAGGACGACCCGCGCAAGCAGGCCTGGTACGTCTACAACTGGCTCTCGTACCTGCAGGAGAGCCTGGTGCAGGCACTGGCCTCCCGGTTGTGA
- the clpS gene encoding ATP-dependent Clp protease adapter ClpS, with translation MSVAPVEVERPESDSVVEPDLPWVTIVWNDPVNLMSYVTYVFQNYFGYQKKHAEKLMLDVHHKGRAVVSSGSREEMERDVTAMHSYGLWATLQHDK, from the coding sequence GTGAGTGTTGCGCCAGTCGAGGTCGAGCGCCCGGAGTCCGACTCCGTCGTCGAGCCCGACCTGCCCTGGGTGACGATCGTGTGGAACGACCCGGTGAACCTGATGTCGTACGTCACCTACGTGTTCCAGAACTACTTCGGCTACCAGAAGAAGCACGCGGAGAAGCTGATGCTCGACGTGCACCACAAGGGCCGTGCCGTGGTGTCCTCCGGCAGCCGCGAGGAGATGGAGCGCGACGTGACCGCCATGCACAGCTATGGTCTGTGGGCGACGTTGCAGCACGACAAGTGA